Part of the Woronichinia naegeliana WA131 genome, GCAGTGATTATTTGTTAATCAAAGGTTCTGCTTTTGGAGGTGGTTTGGTTTCGGGGGATACGATTACCTCTGCTCAGTTTATTATCGGTACAGCCGCTACTAATGCAAGTCAACGTTTCATTTACAACGCGACGAATGGAGCCTTATTCTTTGATGTGGATGGTAATGGTGCTACTTCAGCTATTCAATTTGCCACTCTCAATCCGAAGTTAGGCCTCACATTTGAAGATATTTTTATTAGCTAAATGTCGTTAAATAGGTGATCGCTTTTTTCTTAATTGGGAAAGGAAGGGGCGATCGCTTTTTTGTAATTGGGCTAGGACGGGATTATGTGCCATAAACTATAATCAACTTAATATTACTTGGAGTTAACCATGACTACTAGTCCAAAAACTACCATTAGTTATACTCTTGAAGATATCCTTGATCGCCTTGAGCAGAAAATAGATGGACAATTTGCCGAAGTCAATCAAAAAATCGACAAACAGTCCGCCGAAGTTAACAAACAGTTTGCTGAAGTTAATCAAAGGTTAAGTAAGCTAGAAATTGGATTAGTGGAACTTTCAGGTGAGATTAAAATCCTAGATGAAAAGTTTAATGGCGTGGGTAAACGTATAGATAATCAAGAATTTCTTAATCGAGGAATCTTAGGGGCGTTAATTGTGGCACTGGTCGCTGGTGCGGCTAAACTATTTGGCTGGTTGCCAACGCCTTAATTGATGATGACAAGCGGTGATCGCTGTTTATGTTTATCGGTAAGGGGCGATCGCCTAACAGCAATGACGATCCGCAGCCTTTTGTGATAGTCGCGTTATTTGATTGGCACCAAGAGAATAATCCCGCAAAAATGACAGAATAGAGACAAGCAATTATTCAACTTCCCTATTTATGTCAGACCATTCAACGCCTACTTCTACCACTGGGGCCGATGCCATTGATACCGCGATCGCGTCTGGTATTGATTTTGATGGAACGCCCATTCCCAACGCCAAACTAGAACTATATAATCGTGTGATGGGTTTAGAAGGCCAACGACAACGCAGTGGGGTTAGCAATACGATGCGCTCTCGCATTGTCCGAATTGGGGCTAAACATATTGCCCAGGCTGAACTGGATCAACAATTATTAGATGCGGGTTTTGCACCCTTAAAAGACAAGGAAATCGCTTTCTTTTACGGCGGTAAATAGGAGCCTTGAAACACTCTAGGACGAGAGAATCATCGTTTTTAACTCTTTTAAGAATCTGTATTTTCTCGTTCTCGAATTGCTAAAGCATGGGCTGGAAAATCCTCGTAATCAGCCAGAATTTTAACTGTTTCCTTCACTCGATCAAATCCTTCTTGAGTTAAATAAGCGAGGGTAGAACGCTTCAGAAAATCAAAAACGGAAACTGCCGAATAGGAGCGAGCAAAGCCTCCCGTCGGTAATACTGCATTAATGCCGATCGCATAGGTAGCTGCGGAGGAAGGGGTATAGGAACCCAGTAAAATTTCTCCGGCATTGTCAATTTTGCCGATTAATGACAGGGGATTTTGCACCAAAAGTTCTAAATGTTCTGGGGCATAATCGTTAATAAAATCCAGGGAAGCTTGTAAACTATCGGTTAACAAAATACCACCATAGGCGGCCAAACCCTGTTCACAAAAATCTCTGCGCCATTGCGGTAATTGTTGTAAATAATGCTCCAGATATTGTTGAGCTTGTTGAGCTAAATTTTCACTGTGAGTGACTAATAAAGCGGCAGAATCAGAGCCATGTTCGGCTTCAATCAACAGATCTAGGGCTGCTAATTTCGGATCGGTTGTTTCATCCGCTAAAACAATTGACTCACTGGGGCCAGCCGGTAAACCCACATCAATCGTGCCAAATAAGAGACGTTTAGCAGCCGCACCGTAAATGCTACAGGGGCCGATTAATTTATCAACTTTCGAGACAGTTTTTGTTCCTAGGGCGATCGCTGCCAGGGCCTGAACTCCTCCTAACTTATAAACCTCTGTCACTCCCGCCATCTCTGCGGCTACCAGGGAAACCGGTTCTACTTTCCCGTCTTGATCAGGAGGGGTACAAACCACAATCTTTTTAACACCAGCTACCATCGCTGGCACGGCTAACATCAGCATCATGGACGGGAAGGCCCCTTTTCCCCTAGGAACGTATAGTCCCACACTCGGAATCGGTGTAATTTTTTCGCCAGCAAAGACCCCTGGTTCCACTTCTCCTAGGTGCATCTGTGGCGGTATTTGGTCTGTATGAACGGTCTTAATATTTTTAAAACTATGTTCAACGGCTCGTCTCAGATCAGGATTGACTAAACGTTGGGCTTCGGCAAATTCCTCGGCAGTCACGCGCAGATTTTCTACCGTTGCTCCAGCATAATCAAACTTCCGTGCATACTCAATTACTCCCGCATCTCCCGTTTCTTTGATGCGATCAATCACTGTCCGGGCGATCGCCATGGCCTGATCAATATCTAATTCAGAACGGCGTTTCAGTTTGGCCAATTCGGTTGGGGTTAATTGAGATAGTTTGATAATACGGATCACAGTTTTTCTCTGTTGGTTTTATTAACTAATTAAAAACCTTGGTTTTACTTTCATTTATTGAAGACGTTAAACTTCAGATTAGGCAATTTTCCCCTTCAAAGCGTTGGTTTTCTGTTTAACCTGATCTGTTCCCCCCTAAATTAAATTCCTCAATTATGGGGAACGTTGAATTCAAAAAGACTCTGAACGCCCCCCAAAGTTGGGGGCGTAAAATGAGGGTAACTAACAATTTTGTGTACCCAGTCGCTTCAAAGAGGCGTTAGGAGAAAAGACTTATGACTGAAGCATTCGCCGATTCTGACCCAAATCTCCTACATTCCAGGAAGATTTAAACCACTGGTTAGGTTTTCCATTTTAGAGCGCATTGTTTCCGTGGATTGGGCATAGGCGGCCTTCATCGCTTCGGTAATAGAGGCACTGAGAGTTTCAACACCCTTTGCCATGGCCGCAGGATCGATCACAATACCCAGGGGTTCCTGGTTGCCGCTCATGGTGACAGTCACTAGACCATCTTCACTACTTCCGGCAACTGACATTTCTTCTAATTCTTCTTGAAGACGTTTAGCCCCTTCCTGTACCTGCTGGGCTTTTTGGAAAGCTTCTTGTAATTCTTTAATTTTGCCGAATCCGAATCCTTTACCTTGTGTCATAAGTTGTTCTGGTTTTTAAAAATTACACGGGTTAGTGATGCTCTAGTGAAAACTAGGTTGACTGGGTTATTACACACCCTTAGCCTGACTGAAATTATAGCTCATTGGGTCGTGGGGAAGCAGTAATTCTAAATTTAGGGTTTCATGACATAAAAAGCCTTATAACAAGAGGGTTGTACAATTCTTAACAATGACAGTGATCGCTGAAACGACGCAAAACCGTTCCAAATTTATTTTTGCTGGTGGGGAAGGGCGATCGCGTTTTTGACAGGTTTTTGAAAAGAGGTTACTTATTCGCCGTTAATGAGAACCATTGACCTATCTTGTTGATTAACCAACTCAGCAAGGCTCCTAGAATCAAAATACTAATTGCCGGATTGAATAGGGGCAGCCACAGTTTTTGCCAGAGATGGTAGCCCAAGGGAAGGCCAGTTGATTGTCCCACAACGGCGATCGCAAACCACACAAAGCCCAATAGGACGAGAAAAACGTCAAAGACGAGAAAGCGGTTTAACCAGGTTAAAAATAGTTCTTTCATGGCTATTCTAGCCCTCTAGTTGCCTTATTTTTGTAGCCTGATTTTACCAGAGAGAGTCGCTACATAAACTAATCATTCTTAATTTTATCGGCGATCGGCGATCGCTCCAGAAATTTTTTTAAGAATTTGAAGAATTTCATACAGTTTATGACGACGGGCAATTAACAAAGAAAATGGTTCGGAAAAATCGTAGATAATTTCAGTCTTTTCTTGTATAAGTTTAACAAACATAAATAAGTCGCCATCTGTCACCAGGCCATAGAGCGGTTGGGAGGGTTGGGGATTGCCTAGCATATAAGCCAAACATTGAGGAATAGCGGCAGTGAGCGCAACGGAACGTTTGGATTCAACGATTAAAATCCAGATTTCTTGTTGAATAATAAGGGTATCAATTCTGCCTTTTAAGATTTCGTGAGTATCTTGAATTTCGATTTGAACGGGGGCTTCGGCGGTAACGAAAAAGGGTTCATCATAAAATCCAGCAAGTTCTAACAGAGGAAAGACTAAAAGCAGTTTAACGGTTTCTTCAGATAATTCTGCTCTGTCCCGATGTCTTCGATAACGTTGGTAGTATTTATCTAGAATTTGTTTTTCGAGAGTAGTAAGTTCGGGTAGATTTTCTCTCCATTCGGGGAAAAATTGATCATTATTAGCTTGAACGAGGGGAAATTTTTGAGTGAGTTGTTCAAGGCTGATAATTCGTTTTGAAATACTGGTAATAGTCGGCATAATTGTTGATACTCATAATCAATAGCATTCTGTTTTCAAGTTTTAAAGGTTGATCGCCGTTTAATTTAGCCTACCAAAAGCGATCACCGATCACTCCAGAAATATTTTTAAGAATTTGAAGAATTTGAAGAATTTCATAAAATATAATGGAATCTACAGGCGATAATTGTAATTTCCTCGAATGCAACATTATAAATTAATCGGTGTTCGGAGGTAATTCGTCTTGACCAATAACCTGATAAATTCGCTTTTAATAATTCGGGTTTACCAATTCCTTCTGTGGGATTTCTAAATATATCCTTGATCAAAAGATTGACTCGCTTCAATAATTTTTTATCATTATCCTGTAACCAAAGATAATCTTCCCAAGCGGCTTCTGTAAAGGTAATTTTCATGGTTCAATGAGTTCCTTCACTACGGTTTTGCCCGTGTTAGCTTGTTCAATAGATTTACGTAAATGTTCGGCATTCGCAGGATTTGACAACAGATATAGAGTTTCTTGCCAAGCGTTAAATTCGTCTAGGGACATTAAAACAGCTTGTTTGCCTTGTTCATTACAGACAATGGTGGGTTCTGCATTGAGATTTACTCGATCAATCAGTTCATCGAGTCTTTGTTTTGCTTGATTACTGGTAATGGCTTCCATAGTTTTTTTGTTCAGTTTTAGATTTTAGGGAAAGGTATTGGTGAGTTCGGGTAGATTTTCTGTCCATTCAGGAAAAAATTGGTCATATTGGCTTGAACGAGGGGAATTTTTTGAGTGAGTTGTTCAAGGCTTATAATCCGTTTTGAAATGCTGATAATGGTCGGCATAAAGTGTTATATATTGACTCTAAAAGCCTTATCAATGTGAAACACTGGGCGTAATTTGAGTTAGCGAGTGCTGGCGTGGAGAATGGTGAAACCAACAATTTCGTCTTTCTCTCCATAGCGAATTAAAATGTCATTGTCAGTTAATTCTGTGTCATCACTAGAGTGAGGGGGATTATAAAAGTCAATGTAGAGAACATCGGCTTCATAATCATAAACCATTTGAAAAGCTCTTTTGGGGAGCGTTTTAAGAACGGGAATAAGTTTTAAATAATCTAGGTTTTCTTGGGTTAGGGCCATAATTGAATTCTCCTGGTTAATGAATTGAGCCGACGAGTGGGAAAAGCGGTAATGACGAAACCATCTTTGTTGGAAGTTTCTTTATAAACGACAACTAAAACTCTGCCTATTTCTAAGGTACGAATTGCCATTAATGCTCCTTCATTACCATCTAAAATGATTTCTGGTTCAGTAATAGTTGCCAATACAAGAGATTGCTGATTAGTAAGGGCAGAATGGCGAGCGATGATATGTTGCCATCGTTCTTCTGGTAAGCGAATAATGAAACCACTTTTAGATATGGCCGTCATATTCATATCTGTGTACCCAGTTGTCGTTATATTTTTAATTACCTTTGCAGAATTAGCCAATCAATTAAGAGTAATTTCAAGTAATCTAGTTTTTGTAAATATTGATAAAATAGGGGAAATTGTTTATTTTTTGTGAAATAAAGTTCGGCAAGGAATTGATTCTCAAGAAGACACATAGACCGCAATATGGTTAAGGCTTGATCGGGGTTTTGAATTTGTTGATTAATGCTTATCTGGCTGGCATAGCCTCGTAGGTCAGTGGTTAGTAAATCAATTTCTTCGAGGATGGATAGAGTTTGATCATTAGGAGGAAAGGTTTCAAGTAGTAGGGTTTTATCTTGTTGTAAAAGTTGTTGATAGTCTTGGGTTAATTGATTGAGTAAATCAATAATTTTTTGAGTACTTTGTTCTAAGGAATTAACGAGTATTGTATCTAGCATTTTAGTTGACTCCGTAGGTGACTATTTTTTCAATAGATTACTCCTCATTATTTAAAAGTTGACTAAGTTCTAATGCGTTGGGACAA contains:
- a CDS encoding DUF4164 domain-containing protein, producing the protein MTTSPKTTISYTLEDILDRLEQKIDGQFAEVNQKIDKQSAEVNKQFAEVNQRLSKLEIGLVELSGEIKILDEKFNGVGKRIDNQEFLNRGILGALIVALVAGAAKLFGWLPTP
- a CDS encoding DUF4090 family protein — translated: MSDHSTPTSTTGADAIDTAIASGIDFDGTPIPNAKLELYNRVMGLEGQRQRSGVSNTMRSRIVRIGAKHIAQAELDQQLLDAGFAPLKDKEIAFFYGGK
- the hisD gene encoding histidinol dehydrogenase, producing MIRIIKLSQLTPTELAKLKRRSELDIDQAMAIARTVIDRIKETGDAGVIEYARKFDYAGATVENLRVTAEEFAEAQRLVNPDLRRAVEHSFKNIKTVHTDQIPPQMHLGEVEPGVFAGEKITPIPSVGLYVPRGKGAFPSMMLMLAVPAMVAGVKKIVVCTPPDQDGKVEPVSLVAAEMAGVTEVYKLGGVQALAAIALGTKTVSKVDKLIGPCSIYGAAAKRLLFGTIDVGLPAGPSESIVLADETTDPKLAALDLLIEAEHGSDSAALLVTHSENLAQQAQQYLEHYLQQLPQWRRDFCEQGLAAYGGILLTDSLQASLDFINDYAPEHLELLVQNPLSLIGKIDNAGEILLGSYTPSSAATYAIGINAVLPTGGFARSYSAVSVFDFLKRSTLAYLTQEGFDRVKETVKILADYEDFPAHALAIRERENTDS
- a CDS encoding YbaB/EbfC family nucleoid-associated protein, which produces MTQGKGFGFGKIKELQEAFQKAQQVQEGAKRLQEELEEMSVAGSSEDGLVTVTMSGNQEPLGIVIDPAAMAKGVETLSASITEAMKAAYAQSTETMRSKMENLTSGLNLPGM
- a CDS encoding type I restriction endonuclease subunit R encodes the protein MPTITSISKRIISLEQLTQKFPLVQANNDQFFPEWRENLPELTTLEKQILDKYYQRYRRHRDRAELSEETVKLLLVFPLLELAGFYDEPFFVTAEAPVQIEIQDTHEILKGRIDTLIIQQEIWILIVESKRSVALTAAIPQCLAYMLGNPQPSQPLYGLVTDGDLFMFVKLIQEKTEIIYDFSEPFSLLIARRHKLYEILQILKKISGAIADRR
- a CDS encoding Txe/YoeB family addiction module toxin gives rise to the protein MKITFTEAAWEDYLWLQDNDKKLLKRVNLLIKDIFRNPTEGIGKPELLKANLSGYWSRRITSEHRLIYNVAFEEITIIACRFHYIL
- a CDS encoding type II toxin-antitoxin system Phd/YefM family antitoxin — translated: MEAITSNQAKQRLDELIDRVNLNAEPTIVCNEQGKQAVLMSLDEFNAWQETLYLLSNPANAEHLRKSIEQANTGKTVVKELIEP
- a CDS encoding DUF2283 domain-containing protein — translated: MALTQENLDYLKLIPVLKTLPKRAFQMVYDYEADVLYIDFYNPPHSSDDTELTDNDILIRYGEKDEIVGFTILHASTR